From a region of the Globicephala melas chromosome 19, mGloMel1.2, whole genome shotgun sequence genome:
- the LOC115847747 gene encoding sialic acid-binding Ig-like lectin 5 isoform X1, translating to MVPLLLLPLLWGGSLQEDWGYRLLVQESVTVQACLDVYVPCSFSYPWSSWYPYEEPFVYWFREGDNVSRSDPVATNNPGRQVKPETQGRFHLLRDRRKKNCSLNIRDARMSDTGVYLFRVERGDSKYSYRDKKLNLQVTAPTEKPDIHFLEALESGRPTNLTCHLSLVCDGGRVFSFSWAGDALDAMGPETLHSSVLTFTPRPQDHGTNLTCRVELQGDQVTMERTIRLNVSYAPWNLSINLCFRNVTALKALQNSSSLLISESQALQLLCVADSNPPAQLSWFRTSPALNATRISSTKILELPGLGAAEREFTCRAQNPLGSQNTSLSLSVVYPPQLLGPSCSQEEEGLHCDCSSRAQPAPSLRWRLGEGLLEGNFSNASFKVTSSSAGPWVNSSLCLREGLSSGLRLSCEAQNGHGKQSATVLLLPGKPASLTGVVGGALAGAGAMALLSLCLCVIFFCIVKARRKQAARRPEGVDGEDPVMGTIAWGSRQKPWPDGPPDQTSSPAEDAPPSGEQQELHYASLSFRGMKSREPLDQEATSTTEYSEINTS from the exons ATGGtgcccctgctgctgctgcccctgctTTGGGGGG GGTCCCTGCAGGAGGACTGGGGGTACCGGCTCCTAGTGCAGGAATCAGTGACGGTGCAGGCGTGCCTGGATGTCTACGTGCCCTGCTCTTTTTCCTACCCTTGGAGTTCGTGGTACCCCTATGAAGAACCCTTCGTCTATTGGTTCCGGGAAGGGGACAACGTATCCCGCAGTGATCCTGTGGCCACAAACAACCCAGGTAGACAAGTGAAGCCAGAGACCCAGGGCCGATTCCACCTCCTCCGGGACCGCAGGAAAAAGAACTGCTCCCTGAACATCAGAGATGCCAGGATGAGCGACACAGGAGTCTACTTGTTCCGAGTGGAGAGAGGTGATAGCAAATACAGCTACAGAGATAAGAAGCTGAATTTGCAGGTGACAG CCCCAACAGAGAAACCTGACATCcattttctggaggctctggagtCCGGCCGCCCCACAAACCTGACTTGCCACTTGTCACTAGTCTGTGATGGGGGAAGAGTTTTCTCATTCTCCTGGGCGGGGGATGCCCTTGATGCCATGGGCCCAGAGACCCTCCACTCCTCGGTGCTCACCTTCACCCCGAGGCCCCAGGACCACGGCACCAACCTCACCTGTCGAGTGGAACTCCAAGGAGATCAAGTGACCATGGAGAGAACCATCCGACTCAATGTGTCAT ATGCTCCGTGGAACCTCAGTATCAACCTCTGCTTCAGAAATGTCACAG CCCTCAAGGCTCTACAAAACAGCTCATCCCTTCTCATCTCGGAGAGCCAGGCTCTGCAGCTGCTCTGTGTGGCTGACAGCAACCCCCCTGCCCAGCTGAGCTGGTTCCGGACGTCCCCAGCCCTGAACGCGACCCGCATCTCCAGCACCAAGATCCTGGAGCTGCCAGGCTTAGGCGCTGCAGAAAGAGAATTCACCTGCAGAGCTCAGAACCCTCTGGGCTCCCAGaatacctctctgagcctctcggTGGTCT ACCCCCCGCAGCTGCTGGGACCCTCCTGCTCCCAGGAGGAGGAGGGTCTGCACTGCGACTGTTCCTCCCGAGCCCAGCCGGCCCCCTCCCTGCGctggcggctgggggaggggctgctggaggGGAATTTCAGCAACGCCTCCTTCAAGGTCACCTCCAGCTCGGCTGGGCCCTGGGTCAACAGCTCCCTGTGCCTCCGCGAGGGGCTCAGCTCTGGCCTCAGACTCAGCTGCGAGGCCCAGAACGGCCACGGGAAACAGAGCGCCACTGTCCTGCTGCTGCCAG GGAAACCGGCATCCCTGACCGGAGTGGTTGGTGGGGCCCTTGCAGGTGCCGGTGCCATGGCCCTGCTGTCACTGTGCTTGTGTGTTATCTTCTTTTGCAT AGTGAAAGCCCGCAGAAAGCAGGCAGCCAGGAGACCAGAGGGTGTGGATGGTGAAGACCCCGTCATGGGTACCATCGCCTGG GGTTCCAGGCAAAAGCCCTGGCCAGACGGCCCCCCAGACCAGACGTCGTCCCCTGCAGAGGATGCCCCGCCTTCAGGGGAGCAACAGGAGCTCCATTACGCCTCCCTCAGCTTTCGCGGGATGAAGTCTCGCGAGCCTTTGGACCAGGAGGCCACCAGCACCACCGAGTACTCAGAGATCAACACAAGCTAA
- the LOC115847747 gene encoding sialic acid-binding Ig-like lectin 5 isoform X2 has protein sequence MVPLLLLPLLWGGSLQEDWGYRLLVQESVTVQACLDVYVPCSFSYPWSSWYPYEEPFVYWFREGDNVSRSDPVATNNPGRQVKPETQGRFHLLRDRRKKNCSLNIRDARMSDTGVYLFRVERGDSKYSYRDKKLNLQVTAPTEKPDIHFLEALESGRPTNLTCHLSLVCDGGRVFSFSWAGDALDAMGPETLHSSVLTFTPRPQDHGTNLTCRVELQGDQVTMERTIRLNVSYAPWNLSINLCFRNVTALKALQNSSSLLISESQALQLLCVADSNPPAQLSWFRTSPALNATRISSTKILELPGLGAAEREFTCRAQNPLGSQNTSLSLSVVCHLQLGWALGQQLPVPPRGAQLWPQTQLRGPERPRETERHCPAAARVKARRKQAARRPEGVDGEDPVMGTIAWGSRQKPWPDGPPDQTSSPAEDAPPSGEQQELHYASLSFRGMKSREPLDQEATSTTEYSEINTS, from the exons ATGGtgcccctgctgctgctgcccctgctTTGGGGGG GGTCCCTGCAGGAGGACTGGGGGTACCGGCTCCTAGTGCAGGAATCAGTGACGGTGCAGGCGTGCCTGGATGTCTACGTGCCCTGCTCTTTTTCCTACCCTTGGAGTTCGTGGTACCCCTATGAAGAACCCTTCGTCTATTGGTTCCGGGAAGGGGACAACGTATCCCGCAGTGATCCTGTGGCCACAAACAACCCAGGTAGACAAGTGAAGCCAGAGACCCAGGGCCGATTCCACCTCCTCCGGGACCGCAGGAAAAAGAACTGCTCCCTGAACATCAGAGATGCCAGGATGAGCGACACAGGAGTCTACTTGTTCCGAGTGGAGAGAGGTGATAGCAAATACAGCTACAGAGATAAGAAGCTGAATTTGCAGGTGACAG CCCCAACAGAGAAACCTGACATCcattttctggaggctctggagtCCGGCCGCCCCACAAACCTGACTTGCCACTTGTCACTAGTCTGTGATGGGGGAAGAGTTTTCTCATTCTCCTGGGCGGGGGATGCCCTTGATGCCATGGGCCCAGAGACCCTCCACTCCTCGGTGCTCACCTTCACCCCGAGGCCCCAGGACCACGGCACCAACCTCACCTGTCGAGTGGAACTCCAAGGAGATCAAGTGACCATGGAGAGAACCATCCGACTCAATGTGTCAT ATGCTCCGTGGAACCTCAGTATCAACCTCTGCTTCAGAAATGTCACAG CCCTCAAGGCTCTACAAAACAGCTCATCCCTTCTCATCTCGGAGAGCCAGGCTCTGCAGCTGCTCTGTGTGGCTGACAGCAACCCCCCTGCCCAGCTGAGCTGGTTCCGGACGTCCCCAGCCCTGAACGCGACCCGCATCTCCAGCACCAAGATCCTGGAGCTGCCAGGCTTAGGCGCTGCAGAAAGAGAATTCACCTGCAGAGCTCAGAACCCTCTGGGCTCCCAGaatacctctctgagcctctcggTGGTCT GTCACCTCCAGCTCGGCTGGGCCCTGGGTCAACAGCTCCCTGTGCCTCCGCGAGGGGCTCAGCTCTGGCCTCAGACTCAGCTGCGAGGCCCAGAACGGCCACGGGAAACAGAGCGCCACTGTCCTGCTGCTGCCAG AGTGAAAGCCCGCAGAAAGCAGGCAGCCAGGAGACCAGAGGGTGTGGATGGTGAAGACCCCGTCATGGGTACCATCGCCTGG GGTTCCAGGCAAAAGCCCTGGCCAGACGGCCCCCCAGACCAGACGTCGTCCCCTGCAGAGGATGCCCCGCCTTCAGGGGAGCAACAGGAGCTCCATTACGCCTCCCTCAGCTTTCGCGGGATGAAGTCTCGCGAGCCTTTGGACCAGGAGGCCACCAGCACCACCGAGTACTCAGAGATCAACACAAGCTAA
- the LOC115847747 gene encoding sialic acid-binding Ig-like lectin 14 isoform X3 encodes MVPLLLLPLLWGGSLQEDWGYRLLVQESVTVQACLDVYVPCSFSYPWSSWYPYEEPFVYWFREGDNVSRSDPVATNNPGRQVKPETQGRFHLLRDRRKKNCSLNIRDARMSDTGVYLFRVERGDSKYSYRDKKLNLQVTAPTEKPDIHFLEALESGRPTNLTCHLSLVCDGGRVFSFSWAGDALDAMGPETLHSSVLTFTPRPQDHGTNLTCRVELQGDQVTMERTIRLNVSYAPWNLSINLCFRNVTALKALQNSSSLLISESQALQLLCVADSNPPAQLSWFRTSPALNATRISSTKILELPGLGAAEREFTCRAQNPLGSQNTSLSLSVVCHLQLGWALGQQLPVPPRGAQLWPQTQLRGPERPRETERHCPAAARETGIPDRSGWWGPCRCRCHGPAVTVLVCYLLLHSESPQKAGSQETRGCGW; translated from the exons ATGGtgcccctgctgctgctgcccctgctTTGGGGGG GGTCCCTGCAGGAGGACTGGGGGTACCGGCTCCTAGTGCAGGAATCAGTGACGGTGCAGGCGTGCCTGGATGTCTACGTGCCCTGCTCTTTTTCCTACCCTTGGAGTTCGTGGTACCCCTATGAAGAACCCTTCGTCTATTGGTTCCGGGAAGGGGACAACGTATCCCGCAGTGATCCTGTGGCCACAAACAACCCAGGTAGACAAGTGAAGCCAGAGACCCAGGGCCGATTCCACCTCCTCCGGGACCGCAGGAAAAAGAACTGCTCCCTGAACATCAGAGATGCCAGGATGAGCGACACAGGAGTCTACTTGTTCCGAGTGGAGAGAGGTGATAGCAAATACAGCTACAGAGATAAGAAGCTGAATTTGCAGGTGACAG CCCCAACAGAGAAACCTGACATCcattttctggaggctctggagtCCGGCCGCCCCACAAACCTGACTTGCCACTTGTCACTAGTCTGTGATGGGGGAAGAGTTTTCTCATTCTCCTGGGCGGGGGATGCCCTTGATGCCATGGGCCCAGAGACCCTCCACTCCTCGGTGCTCACCTTCACCCCGAGGCCCCAGGACCACGGCACCAACCTCACCTGTCGAGTGGAACTCCAAGGAGATCAAGTGACCATGGAGAGAACCATCCGACTCAATGTGTCAT ATGCTCCGTGGAACCTCAGTATCAACCTCTGCTTCAGAAATGTCACAG CCCTCAAGGCTCTACAAAACAGCTCATCCCTTCTCATCTCGGAGAGCCAGGCTCTGCAGCTGCTCTGTGTGGCTGACAGCAACCCCCCTGCCCAGCTGAGCTGGTTCCGGACGTCCCCAGCCCTGAACGCGACCCGCATCTCCAGCACCAAGATCCTGGAGCTGCCAGGCTTAGGCGCTGCAGAAAGAGAATTCACCTGCAGAGCTCAGAACCCTCTGGGCTCCCAGaatacctctctgagcctctcggTGGTCT GTCACCTCCAGCTCGGCTGGGCCCTGGGTCAACAGCTCCCTGTGCCTCCGCGAGGGGCTCAGCTCTGGCCTCAGACTCAGCTGCGAGGCCCAGAACGGCCACGGGAAACAGAGCGCCACTGTCCTGCTGCTGCCAG GGAAACCGGCATCCCTGACCGGAGTGGTTGGTGGGGCCCTTGCAGGTGCCGGTGCCATGGCCCTGCTGTCACTGTGCTTGTGTGTTATCTTCTTTTGCAT AGTGAAAGCCCGCAGAAAGCAGGCAGCCAGGAGACCAGAGGGTGTGGATGGTGA
- the CTU1 gene encoding cytoplasmic tRNA 2-thiolation protein 1 — protein sequence MPAPQCASCHKARAALRRPRSGQALCTTCFCAAFEAEVLHTVVAGRLLPPGAVVAVGASGGKDSTVLAHVLRELAPRLGISLHLVAVDEGIGGYRDAALAAVRRQAARWELPLTVVAYAELFGGWTMDAVARSTAGSGRSRSCCTFCGVLRRRALEEGARRVGATHVVTGHNADDMAETVLMNFLRGDAGRLARGGGLGSPGEGGALPRCRPLQLASQKEVVLYAHFRRLDYFSEECVYAPEAFRGHARDLLKLLEAARPSAVLDLVHSAERLALAPAARPPPPGACSRCGALASRALCQACALLEGLNRGRPRLAIGKGRRGLDEEGSPREPQPSGPPTSEPIPGF from the exons ATGCCCGCCCCGCAGTGCGCCTCCTGCCACAAGGCGCGAGCCGCCCTCCGCCGTCCGCGCTCGGGCCAGGCGCTGTGCACCACCTGCTTCTGTGCCGCCTTCGAGGCCGAAGTGCTGCACACGGTGGTCGCGGGCCGCCTGCTGCCGCCCGGCGCCGTGGTGGCCGTGGGCGCCTCGGGCGGCAAGGACTCCACTGTGCTGGCGCACGTGCTGCGCGAGCTGGCCCCGCGCCTGGGCATCTCGCTGCACCTCGTGGCCGTGGACGAGGGCATCGGCGGCTACCGGGACGCGGCGCTGGCGGCCGTGCGGCGGCAAGCAGCACGCTGGGAGCTCCCGCTCACCGTCGTGGCCTACGCAGAGCTCTTCGGGGGCTGGACGATGGACGCCGTGGCCCGCAGCACGGCCGGCTCCGGCCGCAGCCGCTCCTGTTGCACCTTCTGCGGGGTGCTGCGACGCCGGGCGCTAGAGGAAGGGGCGCGCCGCGTGGGAGCCACGCACGTCGTGACGG GACACAACGCCGACGACATGGCGGAGACGGTGCTCATGAACTTCCTGCGGGGCGACGCGGGCCGGCTGGCGCGCGGCGGGGGCCTGGGCTCTCCGGGCGAGGGGGGCGCCCTGCCGCGCTGCCGCCCGCTGCAGCTGGCCTCGCAGAAGGAGGTGGTGCTGTACGCGCACTTCCGCCGCCTGGACTACTTCTCCGAGGAGTGCGTGTACGCGCCCGAGGCCTTCCGTGGCCACGCGCGCGACCTGCTCAAGCTGCTGGAGGCGGCGCGGCCGTCGGCGGTGCTGGACCTCGTGCACTCGGCCGAGCGCCTGGCGCTGGCCCCGGCCGCgcggcccccgccccccggcgcCTGCTCCCGCTGCGGGGCGCTGGCCAGCCGCGCGCTCTGCCAGGCCTGCGCCCTCCTGGAAGGCCTGAACCGCGGCCGGCCCCGCCTGGCCATCGGCAAGGGCCGCCGGGGGCTGGACGAGGAGGGGTCGCCGCGGGAGCCACAGCCGTCCGGACCCCCGACTTCGGAGCCCATCCCCGGCTTCTAG
- the ZNF175 gene encoding zinc finger protein 175 isoform X2: MLDEVTRDGSWCSILEKLWEEADQTKRDQKNQSKPSHQGAFLNKKKLNTERDCNYKDPGKIIRARPHLVSSQKRPCKRCSRAKRLKPNLEVNHQNQNQSNTTEHLDEMVESGQLFTHSSSSASCKNTHTGENFCEGNSCTKGFGHKQSFTQHQVHTQEKPDKCTECGRDFTQKSHLLEQQRFHSVENLQECGKCGRAFTPQPKLGVYVTDHTGNIPYICKECGKVFVQRPELVTHQKTHTRKKPHKCHECGKAFFQMLSLFRHQKTHTREKLYECSECGKGFSQNSTLSIHQKIHTGERQYICSECGKAFTQKSTLSLHQRIHSGDKSYVCIECGQAFIQKAHLIVHQRSHTGEKPYQCHNCGKSFISKSQLDIHHRIHTGEKPYECSDCGKTFTQKSHLNIHQKIHTGERHHVCSECGKAFNQKSILSMHQRIHTGEKPYKCSDCGKAFTSKSQFREHQRIHTGEKPYVCTACGKAFNGRSNFHKHQMTHSRERTFACYKCGHTFTQKSELITHQRTHIGEKPYECCDCGKSFSRKPQLKVHQRIHTGERPYMCSKCGKSFNNRSNFNKHQTTHTRDKSSVPNMHIHK; the protein is encoded by the coding sequence ATGTTGGATGAAGTCACAAGAGATGGCTCATGGTGTTCCATTTTAGAAAAGCTGTGGGAAGAAGCTGACCAAACAAAGAGAGATCAGAAAAATCAAAGTAAACCTTCACATCAGGGGGCTTTCCTCAACAAGAAAAAATTGAACACAGAGAGGGACTGTAACTATAAGGACCCTGGAAAAATCATCCGTGCGAGGCCCCACCTTGTTTCTTCACAAAAGAGACCTTGTAAACGTTGCTCTCGTGCAAAAAGGTTGAAACCTAACCTAGAAGTAAatcatcaaaatcaaaatcaaagcAACACCACAGAACACCTTGATGAGATGGTTGAATCTGGTCAGCTATTCACCCATAGCTCTTCCAGTGCCAGCTGCAAAAATACTCATACAGGAGAGAACTTCTGTGAAGGTAATTCATGTACAAAAGGCTTCGGCCATAAACAGTCATTCACACAACATCAAGTTCACACTCAGGAAAAACCAGATAAGTGCACTGAGTGTGGGAGGGACTTTACCCAGAAGTCACACCTCCTTGAACAACAGAGATTCCATAGTGTAGAAAACCTCCAGGAATGTGGTAAATGTGGGAGAGCCTTCACCCCACAACCAAAACTCGGTGTATATGTGACAGATCATACAGGTAACATACCGTATAtatgtaaggaatgtggaaaaGTCTTTGTTCAGAGGCCAGAACTGGTTACACACCAGAAAACTCACACTAGAAAGAAGCCCCATAAATGCcatgaatgtggaaaagcctttttCCAGATGTTATCTCTCTTCAGACATCAGAAAACTCATACTAGAGAAAAACTCtatgaatgcagtgaatgtgggaagggCTTCTCCCAGAATTCAACCCTCAGTATACATCAGAAAATTCATACCGGCGAGCGACAGTACatatgcagtgaatgtgggaaggccttcaccCAGAAGTCAACACTCAGCTTGCACCAGAGGATCCATTCAGGGGATAAGTCTTATGTGTGTATTGAATGTGGCCAGGCCTTTATCCAGAAGGCACACCTGATTGTACATCAGAGAAGTCACACGGGAGAGAAACCTTATCAGTGCCACAACTGTGGAAAATCCTTCATTTCCAAGTCACAACTTGATATACATCATCGAATCCATACTGGggagaaaccttatgaatgtagTGACTGTGGGAAAACCTTCACCCAAAAGTCACACCTCAACATACACCAGaaaattcacactggagaaagacaCCAcgtgtgcagtgaatgtgggaaggccttcaacCAGAAGTCAATACTCAGCATGCATCAGcgaattcacactggagagaagccttaCAAATGCAGTgactgtgggaaagcctttactTCCAAGTCACAATTCAGAGAGCATCAGCGgatccacactggagagaaaccctatgtaTGCACTGCATGTGGGAAGGCTTTCAATGGTAGGTCAAATTTCCATAAACATCAGATGACTCACAGTAGAGAGAGAACTTTTGCCTGTTACAAGTGTGGACACACCTTCACCCAGAAATCAGAGCTGATTACACATCAGAGAACTCATATAGGAGAGAAACCTTACGAATGCTGTGACTGTGGGAAGTCCTTCAGTAGGAAACCACAACTCAAAGTGCATCAACGAATCCACACGGGAGAGAGACCTTACATGTGTTCCAAGTGTGGGAAGAGCTTCAACAACAGATCAAATTTTAATAAACACCAAACAACTCATACCAGAGACAAATCTTCAGTTCCtaatatgcatatacataaatga